One segment of Lentibacillus cibarius DNA contains the following:
- a CDS encoding phage integrase N-terminal domain-containing protein: MAKGKSPIQAQADKLFKHTRSGSYGTRARYQGSCKQFLQFVHEEFKMKNLRNLQDKHVVAFIHARQDAGITTKTIKNDLGAIRYLHDMVPNAKHELTSNDELERQHGIELETEAKGDRSWTNEEYNNMYAFADEQSKEGGAEQRTACDVRDTFVLSRTMGLRVAEAVAMHRSQAENALRTGVYQVKNEAKNGKHRQVPLSSEAREMLTERLQSVERGEKIFVQPTEKTHRAINRIEKYLGRHRNKFETQEGRERRSHEGGYNRLTFHGLRYNYVQDRLNWEMLHGRNFRHAAKIITKEVGHNRLEVINVYLGKK, translated from the coding sequence ATGGCGAAAGGAAAATCACCAATTCAAGCACAGGCTGACAAGTTATTTAAGCATACAAGGTCAGGATCCTACGGAACACGTGCCAGATATCAGGGCAGCTGCAAGCAATTTTTACAGTTTGTTCATGAGGAATTTAAGATGAAGAACTTACGCAACCTTCAGGATAAACATGTCGTGGCCTTTATCCATGCAAGACAGGATGCAGGGATAACAACCAAGACGATCAAGAACGATCTGGGGGCAATACGGTATCTCCATGACATGGTTCCTAATGCCAAACATGAACTGACTTCTAATGATGAACTGGAAAGGCAACATGGGATTGAACTTGAAACAGAAGCAAAAGGCGACCGTTCCTGGACAAACGAAGAATACAACAATATGTATGCTTTTGCTGATGAGCAAAGCAAAGAAGGTGGGGCTGAACAACGGACAGCTTGTGATGTACGGGATACGTTTGTTTTAAGTCGTACCATGGGATTGCGTGTGGCTGAGGCTGTGGCTATGCACCGTTCACAAGCTGAAAACGCACTCCGGACTGGCGTTTATCAAGTAAAAAATGAAGCAAAAAACGGTAAGCACCGCCAAGTGCCCCTTTCTTCGGAAGCGAGGGAAATGCTGACCGAGCGACTGCAATCTGTCGAGCGTGGTGAAAAGATCTTTGTGCAACCGACAGAAAAAACGCATCGCGCGATTAACCGAATCGAAAAATATCTTGGGCGTCACCGTAATAAATTCGAGACACAGGAAGGCCGAGAAAGGCGTTCCCATGAAGGTGGCTATAACAGACTCACTTTTCATGGCCTGCGTTATAATTATGTACAGGATCGGCTGAACTGGGAAATGTTGCATGGACGAAACTTTCGGCATGCAGCAAAAATCATCACGAAAGAAGTCGGGCATAACCGACTGGAAGTTATTAATGTTTATTTGGGTAAAAAATGA